Proteins from a single region of Manis javanica isolate MJ-LG chromosome 5, MJ_LKY, whole genome shotgun sequence:
- the LOC118969369 gene encoding LOW QUALITY PROTEIN: progonadoliberin-2 (The sequence of the model RefSeq protein was modified relative to this genomic sequence to represent the inferred CDS: substituted 2 bases at 2 genomic stop codons) yields the protein MASSRLGLPLLLTALLGPSEAQHWSHDWYPRGKVACSSSQHPXHALRPPDGKGPEPAQIIHSLPSDALAPPADAVHWAGRTTGQXLLSRKQPLTGPERRSLPPSNKGVRFPKLLPRVLSFGPPPTPTFSAWGQRGCGPALLVGGARRAPGPTGRAQPAPPERAPEGGV from the exons ATGGCCAGCTCCAGGCTGGGCCTCCCACTGCTGCTGACTGCCCTCCTCGGACCTTCAGAGGCTCAGCACTGGTCTCACGACTGGTACCCCAGAGGAAAGGTAGCCTGCAGCTCATCCCAGCATCCCTAGCATGCCCTAAGACCCCCAGATGG GAAGGGTCCTGAGCCAGCCCAGATTATCCATAGCCTCCCAAGCGATGCCCTGGCTCCCCCTGCGGACGCTGTGCACTGGGCAGGCAGGACCACAGGCCAGTGACTCCTCAGCAGGAAGCAACCCTTG ACCGGCCCAGAGCGCCGCTCCCTGCCGCCCTCCAATAAAGGTGTGAGGTTCCCGAAATTGTTGCCTCGAGTTCTCTCCTTCggtcctcctcccacccccaccttctcTGCGTGGGGGCAGAGGGGATGCGGGCCCGCCCTGCTGGTGGGAGGGGCACGGCGGGCACCGGGCCCCACAGGAAGGGCGCAGCCCGCGCCGCCAGAGCGGGCTCCAGAGGGTGGGGTTTGA
- the MRPS26 gene encoding small ribosomal subunit protein mS26, producing the protein MLCVLSAARARALCGSRPSLLLLVRGRKTRYDPPAKSKVGRVATPPAVDPAELFVVTERYRHYRQTVRALRLEFVSEVRMKVHDARSGVQAERKAQEDAAEHRRLMAWNREENQRLHELRIERLRQEAREQEQRQAEEKARQALEAQAWAQLKEQEMLQLQEEAKHFITRENLDARVEAALDSPKSYNWAVTKEGLVVRPQPKDS; encoded by the exons ATGCTGTGCGTGCTGAGTGCCGCGCGCGCGCGAGCTCTGTGCGGATCCCGGCCCTCGTTGCTGCTGCTTGTGCGCGGCCGCAAGACCCGTTATGATCCGCCAGCCAAGTCCAAGGTCGGGCGCGTGGCGACCCCGCCCGCGGTGGATCCTGCGGAGCTATTCGTGGTGACGGAGCGTTACCGTCACTACCGCCAGACGGTGCGCGCCCTCAG GCTGGAGTTCGTGTCCGAGGTGCGGATGAAGGTGCACGACGCCCGGTCCGGGGTCCAGGCAGAGCGCAAGGCCCAGGAAGACGCCGCCGAGCACCGCAGGCTGATGGCCTGGAACCGGGAGGAGAACCAGCGGCTGCACGAACTGAG GATAGAGAGGCTGCGGCAGGAGGCGCGGGAGCAGGAGCAGCGGCAGGCCGAGGAAAAGGCCCGTCAGGCCCTAGAAGCGCAGGCCTGGGCGCAGCTCAAGGAGCAGGAAATGCTGCAGCTGCAG GAGGAGGCAAAACACTTCATCACCCGAGAGAACCTGGATGCACGGGTAGAAGCAGCTTTGGACTCCCCGAAGAGCTACAACTGGGCCGTCACTAAAGAGGGCCTGGTGGTCAGGCCACAGCCCAAGGACTCTTAA